In Hyphomicrobium denitrificans 1NES1, the genomic stretch AAGCCAAAGTTCAGTTCCTTCTTGAGCAGGGCCCGGACGCGGCGGATGCGAGCGTGATCTACGAAGACATCCGGCGAACCATAGGAGCTAAATACAGGCCAGCAATGTATGCTGAGATGCTGAATGGTTTTGCATCTTCGGCGAAGGGCCAGTTTCGGAGCCTTGAGGCTGCGGACTACTTGGCGGGAAGAGCAATGGAGGATTTCGAGGCTGGTCACTTCCTCAGCACCAAAAGGGGCAACCAAATATCGATGCTGATGGACGAGGAGTTTTTAACTCATTGGCATGAAGACATGATCAAAGCCCGAGAGCATCGGCGCGCCCACTACATCAATTCTCGTTCGAAGCCTTCTTCTTCGGACGAGCAAGCTTCTTAAAGGCGTGTTCAGCCTCTCTACCGCTCTCATCCACCCCGTGTTCCTTCGCGGTTTCCTGAAACCGTTTGAACTGCTCTTTGGGGTCTAGTTCTGGTTCTTTGCGTTTGGGCATTTTTCAAAGCTCGCTTCTTCTCTCATCAGCATACCATGATTTGTCCGTTCCATGCGGAGTCAGAATCAGATGCTTGGGTCCGCGCCCAAGACAACACCAGAAAGCTGTGAATTGCTTCTTGTCTCCGGTTGCGGCGAGCATGGCATTGGGCTGATAAGCAAGAGGCAAGCTCGGGGTCAGATCCCGGCTTGCCTCTGGTGAGCCCTTTTACGGGCCCGACTAGCGCACCACCCCATCCCAGCAACGTGAAAGCGGAGGTGAGAATGACGGCTAAATAATAATCCCGCCCTTTCGGGCACCCAATAGGGCTTAGGGACGGGCCGCATGCGTGCCGCCCGTCCCGCTTCTCTACACCAATTTGGAGGGCTCAGCCAATGAGCACCGATTCTATGTCCACAGCTAACTACGCTGCTGTAATAGCCGATTTGCGCGCCAAGCGGGACGAGTTGGAGCGCACAATCAGTATGTTGGAGGCTATGGCTCAGTTAGCTCCATCAGGTACCGCCGCCGTAAGCCAGCCCGTTCGCCCTGTTTTTGTGATGGATGCGACTGCTGATGCCCCATTGGGCCACTTTGTTTCCCCGCCAGCAACTGGCAATACGGGCATTGGCGATGCTGTGGCGAGAATTCTCAAGGACAATCAGGGCCGAGCGCTTTCAACCAGAGAAGTAACAGACTTACTTTTGCGGTCAGGATTTCCGCAAACGACAGAAAACCCCGTCAATAATGTGTGGTCTGCCTTATCCCATCGAATGAAGACTAAGGGCGATGTTGCGCGCGAGGGAAAGAACTGGCGATTTGCGAGGTTGGAAAAAGCGCCTCAGGCGAATTCGCTACAAAATATGAATGGCCATTGATGGCGAAGACCAAGCCCTAGGCTTGGTCTTCTTTTTACTCTGCACGGGCGCTACCAGCTTTTCGATAGGTTAACCGCCTGCCTTGTGCGCCCTTGATCATCTTCGAAGCGCGAGTTTCGTCGTCAATTCCGAGCGCAACGCGGTTGTTATAGCGGAAGTCAAACTCCGCCAGATACCGATGCAGATGCTTTTCCTTGCAGTGCTGGTAGGTACCGCGCATTCCACGTTTGAATACTGAGAAGTAGTTCTCGACGGTGTTGCTATGGATGGTCGGGCCTTCCGGGACATAGCGAACGTATTCTTTCTTTCCGTGATAGATGCGGTCATGGCTGGCGAACTGGCTCAACTGGAATTTGTAGAGCTTGGCACTGTCGGTCATCATCGCCGTTTCGCGCTTTACGTTGGCGTTGATGATCGGGATGACCTCGGCAACGGTCGCGCCAGAAACGTGATAGCTGCGGACGCTGCCGCCGCGCTCCACAAGCGCAAAGATCACATTCTTATGCATTGCCTTGTCAAACTTGGTTTTGCGTCCCTTCGGGTGGGTTGAGGTGCGGCCATAGAAAGTCTCGTCGGCTTCAACAACCTTGCCTTCGCCACCCATCGGATGGGTAAGCGAACCGATCCGCATGGCTTCCCTGATGCGATGGCCCATGAACCAAGCGGTTTTGAGGGTCACACCCAAGGTTCGGTGAAGCTGATTGGCCGAGATGCCCTTCTTGGAGCCCGCGATCAGGTAGAAGGCCTGCAGCCACAGATACAGCGGCACGTGGCTCTTTTCGAAGATGGTCCCGACAGTGACGCGGAACTGTTTGCGGCAGGCGTAGCACTTGTAGAGGCCAAAGCGGGTGGCTTTACCTTCCATCTTGGAGACACGCTTCTGCTCAAAGCAGTGCGGGCAC encodes the following:
- a CDS encoding IS1595 family transposase, whose amino-acid sequence is MSLLSQKHLQNEEDAYKWVEARIWPNGAQCPHCFEQKRVSKMEGKATRFGLYKCYACRKQFRVTVGTIFEKSHVPLYLWLQAFYLIAGSKKGISANQLHRTLGVTLKTAWFMGHRIREAMRIGSLTHPMGGEGKVVEADETFYGRTSTHPKGRKTKFDKAMHKNVIFALVERGGSVRSYHVSGATVAEVIPIINANVKRETAMMTDSAKLYKFQLSQFASHDRIYHGKKEYVRYVPEGPTIHSNTVENYFSVFKRGMRGTYQHCKEKHLHRYLAEFDFRYNNRVALGIDDETRASKMIKGAQGRRLTYRKAGSARAE